The Plasmodium vinckei vinckei genome assembly, chromosome: PVVCY_14 genome window below encodes:
- a CDS encoding trypsin-like serine protease, putative codes for MKKNKLSLFKNVVKYTWRTSIFCYSTIFIHSSVNSLLNSYNDKEKCVYKHKRKNYFDFFATISLKTIPISYCSCQLAYNCDNNNVLPTETEYNNLELFKRLFFKLIQYEYFIIHKIISCINESIIFVLYSLANFYLYFHSAFFNICNLLSKIYHGQGNNGMLYTYPNIPYTIINSFVTIHKIYEHNRIPLKHDFKNDQLEYMGSGFIYDKRGHILTAAHNITNLEDKFVVKNSNGLYFATVLGLHKGSDVCVMKIDSKEPLSYISLDKIRDDLKQGEPVVTYGQIQNFDKETYSVGIVNHPKQTFTMFENFNENGQTTLYPFIQISNPINKGMSGSPLLDQHGNLVGMIQKKIDNYGLALPANILKNVAIHLQNNGVYKEPFLGIVFREKTFTIQNSRPLTKELKISSILANSPAALGSLKKEDIILKMNNKDIESICDVHEILNSANDGYINIDGVRNGKKFKTQVITKKKLYNKKKYMHTYIM; via the exons atgaaaaaaaacaaattgtcgctatttaaaaatgtagtaAAATATACTTGGCGAACatctatattttgttattcaacaatatttattcatagTTCAGTGAATAGCCTAttaaattcatataatgataaagaaaagtgtgtatataaacataaaagaaaaaattactTTGATTTTTTCGCCACCATTTCATTAAAAACCATTCCCATATCATATTGCAGTTGCCAACTTGCATATAAttgtgataataataatgtattaCCTACTGAAAcagaatataataatttagaaTTATTCAAGcgtttgttttttaaattaatacaatatgaatattttataattcataaaataattagtTGTATTAATGAGtctataatatttgttttatattctcTAGCTAATTTttacttatattttcatagcGCATTCTTTAACATATGTAATCTAttaagtaaaatatatcatggTCAGGGTAATAATGGTATGTTGTATACATATCCTAATATTCCTTATACCATTATTAACAGTTTTGTAACTATccataaaatttatgaacATAATAGAATACCATTAAAACatgattttaaaaatgatcaATTGGAATATATGGGCTCCGGATTTATCTATGACAAAAGGG GACACATATTAACAGCTGCTCACAACATAACc aatCTAGAAGACAAATttgttgtaaaaaatagtaatggCTTATACTTTGCAACTGTGCTTGGCTTGCATAaag GATCTGATGTTTGCGTGATGAAGATTGATTCTAAAGAACCGCTTTCTTATATCTCTTTGg aCAAAATAAGAGATGATTTAAAGCAAGGAGAGCCCGTAGTTACATATGGGCAGATACAA AATTTTGATAAAGAAACATATAGTGTTGGCATAGTAAACCATCCAAAGCAAACTTTTACAatgtttgaaaattttaatgaaaatggaCAGACTACCTTGTATCcatttattcaaataaGCAACCCTATAAATAAAG GTATGTCTGGCTCACCATTACTGGATCAGCATGGGAACCTCGTAGGAatgatacaaaaaaaaatcgacAATTATGG ATTGGCTTTACCGGCGAATATTCTAAAAAATGTAGCTATTCACTTACAAAATAATGGGGTATATAAGGAACCATTTTTAg GTATTGTGTTTAGAGAAAAGACTTTCACAATTCAAAATTCCAGACCTCTTACAAAAG AGTTGAAAATTTCCAGCATTTTAGCTAACTCACCAGCCGCCCTCGGCAgcttaaaaaaagaagatataattttaaagatGAACAATAAAGACATAGAAAGTATTTGTGAT